GCGGCTGATCCATCACCGTAGTCCGCGCGCTGAATCGCCGTTTATCGAGATCAATGCGTCGCTCTATGCACCCGAGGAAGTGCCGGTCGTGCTGTTCGGGCGCGAAACGCGCGACAAGAGCGGCATTCTCAATGTCGAGGTCGGTGCACTGGAGCGTGCGCATGGCGGCACGCTGTATCTGTCTGAGGTGACGACACTGCCGGCCCAGACGCAGGCAGCACTACTGCGCACGCTGGTGGAAAACCGGTTCAACCGGGTGGGCGGTACCCAGGCCGTGCCGATTGACGTGCGGATCATCGCCTCAAGTTCGCAGAACGTGGCGGCGCAGGTGGAAAGCGGAGAATTCCGCTCCGATCTGTTCCATCGCCTGTCGATCGTGCCATTGCCGCTGATCCCGCTCAAGGAGCGTCGCGAAGACGTGCCACCGCTGGTCAACGTGTTCATCGAACAGGTGGCGCGGATGCACAATCTGCAGCGTCTGGTGGTGGGTGATGATGCGATGGCCGTGTTGCAGGCCCAGGAATGGCCCGGCAATGCGCGGCAATTGCGCAATTCCATCGAGCGGTTGCTGATCCTGATGAAGGACCAGCAACCTGAGGATGGCGTGATTACCGCCGCCATGCTGCCATCGGACATTGGCGAGGTGCTGCCAACCGTCGGTGATACCGATGCCTCGGCCCATCTGATGAGCCTGCCCTTGCGTGAGGCCCGCGAAGTGTTCGAACGGCAATATCTGCTGGCACAGATTGAACG
The DNA window shown above is from Devosia litorisediminis and carries:
- a CDS encoding sigma-54-dependent transcriptional regulator; amino-acid sequence: MALDILIIDDEDDIRDLIAGILEDEGFEARQAHDADSGLNEIARRRPSLVFLDIWMQGSRLDGLQLLDVFQSQHPDMPVVMISGHGNVETAVSAIRRGAYDYIEKPFKIDRLLHITQRAMEATRLRTEVAELKERSATKSADMVGTSTALQNVKGIIEKSAPTNSRIFISGPSGAGKGLVARLIHHRSPRAESPFIEINASLYAPEEVPVVLFGRETRDKSGILNVEVGALERAHGGTLYLSEVTTLPAQTQAALLRTLVENRFNRVGGTQAVPIDVRIIASSSQNVAAQVESGEFRSDLFHRLSIVPLPLIPLKERREDVPPLVNVFIEQVARMHNLQRLVVGDDAMAVLQAQEWPGNARQLRNSIERLLILMKDQQPEDGVITAAMLPSDIGEVLPTVGDTDASAHLMSLPLREAREVFERQYLLAQIERFGGNISKTAEFVGMERSALHRKIKSLGL